A window of the Deinococcus gobiensis I-0 genome harbors these coding sequences:
- a CDS encoding aldose 1-epimerase translates to MGLEVLSLRSDHLALDVLPGIGASVLNLRAASGRPVLRAVDPAGVKSSSQCASFSLVPFSNRVRDARFTFAGQAHQLRVTTADGLTQHGDVRNRPWQVEAADDEKLRLRFDSREFGDLNWPWAFGAQMEYRLSGAALEMTLSLTNLDTADMPAGLGLHPYFARRQDGVDPQVSFGADLIYDMDPRSLPLGAARPVRPDEDFRSAHPVGERTIDQVYAGWDGHARLDWGTRALNMQADPVFSHLVAFTAPDGSLALEPVSHATDALNLAPQGVPGVDLRVLTPGESLGGTVRLTLEGDW, encoded by the coding sequence GTGGGCCTGGAGGTCCTGAGCCTGCGCAGCGATCACCTCGCGCTGGACGTGCTGCCGGGCATCGGGGCGAGCGTGCTGAACCTGCGGGCCGCCTCGGGCCGCCCGGTGCTGCGCGCGGTGGACCCGGCGGGCGTGAAGAGCAGCAGCCAGTGCGCGAGCTTCTCGCTCGTGCCCTTCAGCAACCGGGTGCGCGACGCCCGCTTCACCTTCGCGGGGCAGGCCCACCAGCTGCGCGTGACCACCGCCGATGGCCTGACCCAGCACGGCGACGTGCGTAACCGCCCCTGGCAGGTCGAGGCGGCCGACGACGAGAAGCTCCGGCTGCGTTTCGACAGCCGCGAGTTCGGCGACCTGAACTGGCCCTGGGCCTTCGGGGCGCAGATGGAGTACCGCCTGAGCGGCGCGGCGCTGGAGATGACCCTGAGCCTGACCAATCTGGACACCGCCGACATGCCCGCCGGCCTGGGGCTGCATCCCTACTTCGCCCGCCGGCAGGACGGTGTGGACCCGCAGGTATCGTTCGGCGCGGACCTGATCTATGACATGGACCCTCGCTCGCTGCCGCTGGGAGCCGCGCGCCCCGTACGCCCGGACGAGGATTTCCGCTCGGCGCACCCGGTGGGGGAGCGCACCATCGATCAGGTGTACGCGGGCTGGGACGGCCACGCGCGTCTGGACTGGGGCACGCGGGCGCTGAACATGCAGGCCGACCCGGTCTTCTCGCATCTGGTCGCCTTCACGGCCCCCGACGGCTCGCTGGCGCTGGAGCCGGTGAGTCACGCCACCGACGCCCTGAACCTCGCCCCACAGGGGGTGCCCGGCGTGGACCTGCGGGTGCTGACTCCGGGCGAGTCGCTGGGCGGTACGGTGCGCCTGACCCTGGAGGGCGACTGGTAG
- the rlmB gene encoding 23S rRNA (guanosine(2251)-2'-O)-methyltransferase RlmB, with the protein MLLYGRNPVLEALREGRADEVLLARGVEPAFTREVEATGARVRWASRIELDQMVGTTQHQGIVAEVADLAWATVDDILDRAEQKGEPLLIVLLDGITDPRNFGAIIRSAEVLGAHGVVVEERRSAPLSPVVAKTAAGATSYLPVAQTKNLPRLIDQLKEENVWVYGAAGEAAQDLGRTDFSGKLALVIGAEGEGLRRLVREKCDALVRIPTRGQVQSLNASVAAGILLYEATRGRGAQ; encoded by the coding sequence ATGCTGCTTTACGGAAGAAACCCGGTGCTCGAAGCCCTGCGTGAGGGCCGCGCCGACGAGGTGCTCCTCGCGCGCGGCGTCGAGCCGGCCTTCACGCGGGAGGTCGAGGCGACGGGCGCGCGCGTGCGCTGGGCCTCGCGCATCGAACTCGACCAGATGGTGGGCACGACCCAGCACCAGGGCATCGTCGCGGAGGTCGCCGATCTCGCCTGGGCCACGGTGGACGACATCCTCGACCGCGCCGAACAGAAGGGTGAGCCTCTGCTGATCGTGCTGCTCGACGGCATCACCGACCCGCGCAACTTCGGGGCGATCATCCGCTCGGCCGAGGTGCTCGGCGCGCACGGGGTCGTGGTCGAGGAACGCCGCAGCGCGCCCCTGTCGCCGGTCGTCGCCAAGACGGCGGCGGGGGCCACGAGCTACCTGCCGGTCGCCCAGACCAAGAACCTTCCGCGCCTCATCGACCAGCTCAAGGAGGAGAACGTGTGGGTCTACGGCGCGGCGGGCGAGGCCGCGCAGGACCTGGGCCGCACCGATTTCTCGGGCAAGCTGGCCCTGGTCATCGGGGCCGAGGGCGAGGGCCTGCGCCGTCTGGTGCGCGAGAAATGCGACGCCCTGGTAAGGATTCCCACGCGTGGGCAGGTCCAGAGCCTCAACGCCTCGGTGGCGGCCGGCATCCTGCTGTACGAGGCCACGCGCGGCCGGGGCGCCCAGTGA